The genomic region TGGCTGGGTGCTACACAGTCTTGGGCCTCAGTCAGTCTTGGGCAGAGCGGTTGGTCGCTCGAGCTGAGTGAGGTAGATTACGATGCATGGCAATGGAGAATTATGGATCAGTTGAtgcaggtggtggtggcggcgccggGGTCCATGGCGATGTCGAGCtggcggagggagagggaggatggCAGGGAGAAGGCGCCGACCATGCCCACGCCCATGCCGCCCACCTTGTTGATCCCGTCCCAGCCGATGTGCCCGACGTGCTGCACGTCCGTGGGGTACCCGATCACGATCTCCctctcctcttcatcttcttcctcactgTCGTACGCCGCGAAGAAGGTCTTGATTCCCTTGAGCAGCCGCTGCACCCCCGCCGTGACGATCCCGGACGCCGCCGCGGCCTTGGCCTTGTCCTCGCCgctttct from Triticum aestivum cultivar Chinese Spring chromosome 4A, IWGSC CS RefSeq v2.1, whole genome shotgun sequence harbors:
- the LOC123087633 gene encoding CRIB domain-containing protein RIC4, which translates into the protein MKVRRGGAGFPFSIGCMSQSAVAVADPLHKKSQPPQPGKQADNPSSTTTTMAATTQDRGAGEESGEDKAKAAAASGIVTAGVQRLLKGIKTFFAAYDSEEEDEEEREIVIGYPTDVQHVGHIGWDGINKVGGMGVGMVGAFSLPSSLSLRQLDIAMDPGAATTTCIN